In Stieleria varia, one genomic interval encodes:
- a CDS encoding glycerophosphodiester phosphodiesterase, whose protein sequence is MSCRPYLFVILVVIHSIAASDSVFAQMIVGHRGASADAPENTLSAFRLAWEHDADGVEGDFYLTSDRQIVCIHDKDTERTAGVKLLVKESTLQQLRQLEYGKWKADKWAGEPIATLEQVFDTVPDGKTMVIELKSGPEIVPVLAAELKRLDTDKIKILVIAFDQDNVVACKRLLPDVRVHWLTSLKQKTPASSFRPTAEEIAKTVRETGADGVGLQSRPEVITSTFVEKLRQGDCNEFHVWTVNDPGDAEHYAKLGSIGITTDHPKLIRQTLQRRSKTN, encoded by the coding sequence ATGTCCTGCCGACCCTACCTCTTTGTGATTCTCGTTGTGATCCACAGCATTGCTGCCTCCGATAGCGTGTTTGCTCAGATGATCGTCGGCCACCGCGGCGCATCGGCCGACGCGCCGGAGAACACGTTGTCCGCTTTTCGGCTCGCGTGGGAACATGATGCCGATGGCGTGGAAGGTGATTTCTATTTGACGTCGGATCGACAGATCGTTTGTATCCACGACAAAGACACCGAGCGGACGGCCGGCGTGAAACTGCTCGTGAAAGAGTCCACGCTTCAGCAACTTCGGCAACTTGAATACGGCAAATGGAAAGCCGACAAGTGGGCGGGTGAACCCATCGCCACGCTGGAGCAGGTTTTCGATACGGTCCCCGACGGCAAGACTATGGTCATCGAATTGAAATCCGGACCCGAGATCGTCCCCGTGCTGGCGGCAGAGTTGAAACGACTGGACACCGACAAGATTAAGATTCTCGTCATCGCGTTTGATCAGGACAACGTGGTGGCATGTAAGCGACTTCTGCCCGATGTTCGCGTGCATTGGCTGACCAGCCTGAAGCAAAAGACGCCGGCGTCCTCTTTTCGCCCTACCGCAGAAGAGATCGCCAAGACGGTTCGAGAAACGGGGGCCGACGGGGTTGGACTGCAATCTCGCCCCGAAGTCATCACGAGTACCTTCGTCGAAAAACTCAGGCAAGGTGATTGCAACGAGTTCCATGTCTGGACCGTCAATGATCCCGGCGACGCAGAACATTATGCAAAACTTGGGTCCATCGGAATCACCACTGATCATCCGAAACTCATCCGACAAACTCTGCAGCGCCGCTCCAAGACGAACTGA
- a CDS encoding DUF1552 domain-containing protein: MITRRTLLRGTGVAMALPWLESIPVWGSETVANHDVTPSPQRFAALFMGCGINQDHWWAKGSGQEMELGKSLAPMEPIKHKMNFITGLFNENATHVGIHPGQTGNILSGASLQKGSELRGDISMDQVLANHFAETTVVPSLVLGCEQPVTGYHETNFSMAYSSHISWQNATSPVPMEVYPSLAFDALFDNQGTRRNESILDRVREDAVSLSRQVSKSDRAKLDEYLNSVREVEKRAASMRAAQAKAASRAKDQGKPLAAMKRPDDGLPEDIREHMRLMCDIVAIGFQTDKSRVATLLLNRDLSGLFYPFLDVQSTHHSASHNDRSDEYERISRYYCDQYAYLAKRLDAMPEGDATVLDHSCLLFISSMWSGNAHDSSKVPVLLTGGLSGRLETGRVLDYIGENDEDRKLCSMYLSIMDRMDVKLGRFGDAEKQLARL, translated from the coding sequence ATGATTACTCGACGAACCCTATTGCGTGGGACCGGCGTTGCGATGGCGTTGCCGTGGCTGGAGTCGATTCCAGTCTGGGGAAGTGAAACGGTGGCGAATCACGACGTCACGCCGTCTCCCCAACGTTTCGCCGCCTTGTTCATGGGCTGCGGCATCAATCAGGATCACTGGTGGGCCAAGGGCAGTGGGCAAGAGATGGAACTGGGCAAAAGCCTTGCCCCCATGGAGCCGATCAAGCACAAGATGAACTTCATCACGGGATTGTTCAACGAGAACGCGACACACGTCGGAATCCATCCCGGTCAAACTGGCAACATTCTTTCGGGAGCATCGTTGCAGAAAGGATCTGAGTTGCGTGGTGACATCAGCATGGACCAAGTGCTCGCCAATCATTTCGCGGAAACCACGGTCGTCCCGAGTTTGGTGCTCGGATGTGAACAGCCAGTCACCGGATACCACGAAACAAATTTTTCGATGGCGTACAGTTCGCACATCTCGTGGCAGAATGCAACGTCGCCGGTTCCGATGGAGGTCTACCCGTCGCTGGCCTTTGACGCGTTGTTCGACAATCAGGGGACCCGACGCAACGAGAGCATCTTGGACCGTGTTCGAGAAGATGCGGTATCGCTGAGTCGACAAGTCAGTAAGTCCGATCGAGCAAAACTCGATGAGTATTTGAATAGCGTTCGCGAAGTAGAAAAGCGGGCCGCATCGATGCGAGCGGCTCAAGCCAAGGCGGCTTCGCGGGCCAAGGATCAGGGTAAGCCACTGGCTGCCATGAAGCGTCCCGATGATGGGCTGCCGGAGGACATTCGTGAACACATGCGATTGATGTGCGACATCGTGGCCATCGGCTTCCAGACGGACAAGTCACGTGTGGCGACGCTGCTGTTGAATCGCGATCTGTCCGGATTGTTCTATCCATTCCTGGACGTCCAGAGCACCCACCATTCGGCGTCTCACAACGACCGCTCCGACGAATACGAACGCATCTCTAGGTACTACTGTGATCAGTACGCCTATCTGGCGAAACGACTCGATGCGATGCCGGAAGGGGACGCAACGGTCCTGGATCACTCCTGCCTGCTGTTCATCTCAAGCATGTGGTCGGGAAACGCCCATGATTCTAGCAAGGTGCCGGTTCTGTTGACCGGCGGATTGTCTGGCCGATTGGAGACCGGACGCGTGCTGGACTACATCGGTGAGAACGACGAGGATCGCAAGTTGTGCAGCATGTACTTGTCGATCATGGATCGCATGGACGTGAAACTGGGTCGGTTCGGCGATGCCGAAAAGCAGCTCGCGCGGCTGTGA
- a CDS encoding DUF1592 domain-containing protein: MLRSNCLQCHNGQTMEGDLDLSVDKDLPAVVGNFRRWSVVLERLRAADMPPEDAERHPTDAQRAAVIQWIEQVKSAESKRTAGDPGIVLPHRLSSSQYNYTIRDLTGFDIRPAESFPVDPANEAGFDNSGESLSMSPALLKKYLEAARKVSDHLALTPRGLEFAPHPVITDTDRDKFCVNRIMDFYRDRKTDYAEYFELLWRFRCRVASGELGQDLDADDDQNPSLSQLARERGLSARYCQTLWQLLNDTEDASSVGPIAALRLLFNELPDTLTPESVAVAREDCERVASFVSRLRESLVPDIPNLTSPEVHNGSQPLVLWKNRQFVANRRRYIPGELPSGDFGLDAKSAAAIAMRVGDDTDEATYRKELTRFCDVFPDQFFVSERARVYLDPKDEKKLTGRFLSAGFHSQMGYFRDDKPLYDLMLDEAEQRELDRLWLELDVVTSAPMRQYQGFIWFDRTDSRFMRDRAFDLYRAEDKDCTSAAKVAGLADAYCTKAERAGASEEALEALRFYFSDMSKTFRRIESLRLAAEPRQVEAVVRFAEQAFRRPLSESEAESIRSFYQSMRRKDGLSHEDAVRDSVVGILMSPHFCYRIDLPSGLETETDNTDTKNKDAVQPLSDYALASRLSYFVWSSMPDSTLMNVAKSGRMHEPDIIIEQMRRMLGDDRVKGFVIEFAGNWLDFRRFDQHNGVDRERFPTFTDELRQAMADEPIRFFEDLIARDGSILDFLYARHTFVNRTLSDHYGMTIEDGIADRFASSGKQWIKIQRADDFGRGGLLPMAVFLTNNSPGLRTSPVKRGNWLIKRMLGEQVPAPPATVPELPSDESKLGDLTLRETLERHRQDVACAGCHNRIDSMGLVFEGYGPVGERRSNDLGGRAIDDSAVFPDGSEGRGVNGLRDYIRQERQDDFVDNLCRKLLAFALERTLQLSDESTIETMKQRLAENDYRFSAMLEVIVTSPAFLNKRIRISLNDTVANP, from the coding sequence ATGCTGAGATCCAACTGCCTGCAGTGTCACAACGGCCAGACCATGGAGGGTGATCTGGACTTGAGCGTCGACAAGGATCTGCCAGCGGTCGTCGGCAATTTTCGTCGTTGGTCGGTGGTGCTGGAGCGATTGCGGGCGGCCGATATGCCACCTGAGGATGCAGAGCGGCATCCCACCGACGCTCAACGTGCCGCTGTCATCCAATGGATTGAACAAGTCAAGTCGGCGGAATCGAAACGGACCGCTGGTGACCCAGGGATTGTGTTGCCCCACCGTTTGAGCAGCAGCCAGTACAACTACACCATTCGCGATTTGACAGGGTTTGACATACGACCGGCCGAGTCGTTTCCCGTTGACCCGGCGAACGAAGCAGGTTTTGACAACTCGGGCGAATCGCTGTCCATGTCACCTGCATTGTTAAAAAAGTACCTCGAAGCGGCACGCAAGGTCTCCGATCACTTGGCACTGACGCCTCGCGGTCTGGAGTTCGCTCCGCACCCCGTGATCACGGATACCGATCGCGATAAGTTCTGCGTCAACCGAATCATGGACTTCTACCGAGACCGCAAAACCGACTACGCCGAATACTTTGAATTGCTGTGGCGATTCCGTTGTCGAGTTGCGTCGGGAGAGTTGGGACAAGACCTTGATGCGGACGACGATCAGAACCCGTCACTGTCTCAACTGGCTCGCGAGCGGGGTCTGAGCGCACGTTACTGCCAGACGCTTTGGCAACTACTCAACGACACAGAAGACGCGAGCTCGGTTGGCCCGATTGCGGCGCTGCGACTGCTGTTTAATGAACTGCCCGATACGTTGACTCCCGAAAGTGTTGCCGTGGCACGGGAGGACTGTGAGCGGGTGGCGTCATTCGTTTCCCGTCTCAGAGAGTCATTGGTTCCCGACATTCCTAACTTGACCTCGCCGGAAGTTCACAACGGCTCGCAGCCGTTGGTGCTTTGGAAGAACCGGCAGTTCGTTGCCAATCGACGTCGCTATATTCCGGGAGAGCTGCCGAGCGGAGATTTTGGGTTGGACGCCAAGTCGGCTGCCGCAATTGCGATGCGCGTGGGCGACGACACGGACGAGGCGACGTACAGAAAAGAACTGACGCGATTTTGTGATGTCTTTCCTGATCAGTTTTTTGTTTCCGAGCGGGCACGCGTGTATCTGGATCCGAAAGACGAAAAGAAGCTGACCGGCAGGTTCTTGAGCGCTGGGTTCCACAGCCAGATGGGATACTTTCGCGACGACAAGCCACTTTATGATTTGATGCTCGATGAGGCAGAGCAACGGGAACTGGATCGTCTGTGGCTGGAACTGGACGTTGTCACCTCGGCACCGATGCGTCAGTACCAAGGGTTCATTTGGTTTGATCGCACCGATTCGCGTTTCATGCGTGACCGTGCTTTTGATCTCTATCGAGCAGAAGACAAAGATTGCACTTCCGCTGCAAAGGTCGCGGGACTCGCCGATGCATACTGCACCAAAGCGGAGCGAGCGGGTGCCAGCGAGGAAGCATTGGAGGCACTTCGGTTTTACTTTTCCGACATGTCGAAAACGTTTCGTCGGATAGAATCATTGCGATTGGCTGCAGAACCCAGGCAGGTGGAGGCGGTGGTCCGATTCGCCGAGCAAGCCTTTCGTCGACCGCTCTCCGAGAGCGAGGCGGAGTCGATTCGTTCCTTCTATCAATCAATGCGTCGTAAGGATGGGCTGAGTCACGAAGACGCGGTTCGTGACAGTGTCGTTGGGATCTTGATGTCGCCGCACTTTTGTTACCGCATCGATCTGCCGAGTGGGTTGGAAACTGAAACGGACAATACAGATACAAAAAACAAAGACGCAGTGCAGCCGCTGAGTGACTACGCCTTGGCCAGCCGTCTCAGCTATTTCGTCTGGTCCAGCATGCCGGATTCGACGTTGATGAATGTCGCGAAATCGGGCCGAATGCATGAACCGGACATCATCATCGAACAGATGCGACGGATGCTTGGCGATGATCGTGTGAAAGGATTTGTGATTGAGTTTGCCGGCAACTGGTTGGATTTTCGGCGCTTTGATCAGCACAACGGAGTCGATCGCGAAAGGTTTCCGACCTTCACCGATGAACTGCGACAGGCGATGGCCGATGAACCCATTCGCTTCTTTGAGGACCTGATCGCCCGAGATGGCTCGATTTTGGATTTCTTGTATGCCCGGCACACTTTCGTCAATCGCACGTTGAGTGATCACTATGGCATGACGATCGAGGATGGGATCGCAGATCGATTTGCAAGCTCAGGGAAGCAGTGGATCAAGATCCAGCGCGCCGATGATTTCGGTCGCGGCGGGTTGTTGCCCATGGCGGTCTTCTTGACGAACAACTCACCGGGGTTGCGGACCAGTCCGGTGAAGCGAGGCAACTGGTTGATCAAACGAATGTTGGGCGAGCAAGTTCCCGCACCTCCGGCGACGGTGCCCGAGCTGCCAAGCGACGAATCCAAACTGGGCGATCTGACGCTTCGCGAAACTCTGGAGCGGCATCGACAAGACGTCGCATGTGCCGGATGCCACAATCGAATTGACTCCATGGGTTTGGTGTTCGAGGGCTATGGACCTGTCGGTGAAAGACGTTCCAATGATTTGGGCGGTCGAGCGATCGACGACTCCGCCGTGTTCCCCGACGGCAGCGAGGGCCGGGGCGTGAACGGTCTACGCGACTACATTCGCCAAGAACGCCAAGATGATTTCGTTGACAACTTGTGTCGTAAACTGTTGGCTTTCGCTCTGGAGCGGACATTACAACTTTCGGACGAGTCGACGATCGAGACAATGAAGCAGCGTTTGGCGGAGAACGATTATCGCTTCTCTGCCATGCTGGAGGTGATCGTGACGAGTCCGGCGTTCCTAAACAAACGCATTCGCATTTCTCTCAATGATACGGTGGCCAATCCGTGA
- a CDS encoding threonine ammonia-lyase — MIQISDITDVRSAEAIVHQHLDRTPLIRSYPMEKELGLPPTRKVWLKDYGWTPVGSYKVYGALNWVARNHERIADRPIAAHSSGNFASGIAFAGKQYGKKVIIVMPENAPKVKFGLTESFGAEIRTYDIATDHKTGVRDRITREISEQENAIQASPYDDPHVIAGHGVGGLEIVEDLRQHGRRLSTFVCQVSGGGLMAGHAIAIADAFPGANIIGVEPDSADDFAQSMRAGERIRIEHPKSICDGLLSYDVGEHNWPILQRHVSNVSVVPDDDTRRGMKWLYHHHGLRCEPSGAIALAALLTGKIDPEGDGDVVVVISGRNVDEAPFRDWISI; from the coding sequence ATGATTCAGATCAGCGATATCACAGACGTACGCAGTGCAGAGGCAATCGTTCATCAGCATCTTGATCGGACGCCGCTGATCCGTTCGTACCCGATGGAGAAAGAACTTGGTCTGCCGCCAACCCGCAAGGTTTGGTTGAAAGACTATGGATGGACACCTGTCGGATCGTACAAGGTCTACGGAGCATTGAACTGGGTCGCCCGGAACCATGAGCGGATTGCTGACCGCCCCATCGCCGCGCATTCCTCGGGCAATTTCGCGAGCGGAATCGCATTTGCAGGAAAACAGTATGGCAAAAAGGTGATCATCGTGATGCCCGAGAATGCGCCGAAGGTCAAGTTTGGACTTACAGAATCGTTCGGCGCGGAGATTCGGACCTATGACATCGCCACGGACCACAAAACAGGAGTTCGTGATCGAATCACTCGCGAGATTTCGGAGCAAGAGAATGCCATTCAAGCCTCGCCGTACGACGACCCGCATGTGATTGCCGGCCATGGTGTTGGTGGGTTGGAAATCGTAGAGGACCTTCGCCAACACGGGCGGAGATTGTCAACGTTTGTCTGCCAAGTCAGCGGAGGCGGCTTGATGGCGGGACACGCGATTGCCATCGCGGACGCGTTTCCGGGGGCCAATATCATTGGCGTCGAACCCGATTCGGCTGACGACTTCGCCCAATCGATGCGTGCGGGAGAACGTATTCGCATCGAACATCCCAAGAGCATTTGCGACGGGCTACTGTCGTACGATGTCGGCGAGCACAATTGGCCGATCCTGCAACGGCATGTCTCCAATGTCTCGGTCGTACCAGATGATGATACGAGACGCGGAATGAAGTGGCTGTACCATCATCATGGACTTCGCTGCGAACCATCGGGAGCGATTGCGTTGGCGGCATTGTTGACTGGCAAGATCGATCCGGAGGGCGACGGTGACGTCGTCGTCGTCATCAGCGGTCGCAATGTTGACGAAGCACCGTTTCGCGATTGGATTTCGATCTGA
- a CDS encoding amidohydrolase family protein has protein sequence MSEINRREFIAAVTTAATGTLGASCAMDTNAMADDSLGLSPIDAHVHVWTPDTDTYPLAEGYDKQSMKPASFTPAELFAACKPYSVDRIVLIQMSFYQYDNRYMIDTMKKHPGVFGGVAIVDSSRPDVAIRMSQLAEHGVRGFRLYANEKNTSGWATNDGINAMWRAGADRNLAMCLLTDPESLPAIHQQCERFPDTKVVIDHFARIGMTGTVNQKQLDQLKALSKFKNLYVKTSAFYALGNKRPPHTELAPMIRQLRDAFGADRLMWASDCPFQLDNGNTYQSSIELIRDRIEFLNAAEKRSILQTTAEKLFFS, from the coding sequence GTGAGTGAAATCAACCGCCGCGAGTTTATCGCAGCTGTCACTACTGCGGCAACGGGGACGTTGGGTGCATCATGCGCAATGGACACCAACGCAATGGCTGACGATTCGCTAGGCCTCAGTCCGATCGATGCCCATGTCCACGTGTGGACACCTGACACCGACACGTATCCTTTGGCTGAGGGGTACGACAAGCAATCGATGAAACCGGCCAGTTTCACACCCGCTGAGCTCTTTGCGGCCTGCAAGCCGTACTCTGTGGATCGCATCGTTCTGATTCAGATGAGCTTTTATCAGTACGACAATCGCTACATGATCGACACGATGAAAAAGCATCCTGGGGTCTTTGGCGGTGTCGCGATCGTGGACAGCTCTCGACCGGATGTCGCGATAAGGATGTCACAATTGGCCGAACATGGCGTGCGAGGCTTTCGCTTGTATGCCAATGAAAAGAACACATCGGGTTGGGCGACCAACGATGGGATCAACGCCATGTGGCGTGCGGGTGCGGACCGAAACTTGGCGATGTGCCTGCTGACCGATCCAGAGTCTTTGCCCGCGATACATCAACAATGCGAACGGTTTCCGGATACGAAAGTCGTCATCGACCACTTCGCCCGCATCGGAATGACGGGAACGGTCAACCAAAAACAACTGGACCAACTGAAGGCATTGTCAAAGTTCAAGAATCTGTACGTCAAGACATCTGCGTTTTATGCTTTGGGAAACAAGCGGCCACCGCACACCGAGCTTGCACCTATGATTCGCCAATTGCGAGATGCGTTTGGAGCTGATCGGTTGATGTGGGCAAGTGATTGCCCGTTTCAGCTCGATAATGGAAACACTTACCAGAGTTCTATCGAATTGATCCGCGATCGAATCGAGTTTCTCAATGCGGCGGAGAAACGATCTATCCTGCAGACCACGGCAGAAAAACTGTTTTTCAGTTAA
- a CDS encoding ArgE/DapE family deacylase: protein MSELTLPERNLSELTQTLAELVAINSVNPEWGGPGEVDVARYVVSFFRAVGLECELWDVLPNRPNVYVKLPGRDSSRRIVLEAHMDTVGVGSMTIPPFEPVISRGILFGRGSCDVKAGLAAMMHAIRDVHLSKITPPCDVWLAAVVDEEHLFRGVSSLIDRLSSETTSGVTPPGIARIKKVETRTVAVVAEPTDCRIVTANKGVLRWRIITTGKSAHSSKPELGRNAITDMMQVIAALQADSLKLQQRRHSLVGPPTLCISMIEGGSQINFVPDRCQISLDRRLLPDESASKVFEHYRNLVSKIPGIECQVQPPILSDDAMETREDEPVVVSAKQVAQSVGISCESTGVPFGCDATKLSRAGVPGIIFGPGNIDQAHADVEFVELDQVELARRFYRTFIMESFA, encoded by the coding sequence TTGTCTGAGCTAACCTTGCCTGAACGAAACCTGTCTGAGCTAACACAGACGCTCGCTGAATTGGTCGCGATCAACAGCGTCAACCCCGAGTGGGGCGGACCCGGTGAAGTCGACGTCGCACGGTATGTCGTTTCTTTTTTCCGTGCTGTAGGACTTGAGTGCGAGTTGTGGGATGTGTTGCCGAATCGGCCCAATGTTTACGTCAAGCTGCCCGGGAGAGACAGCAGCCGTAGGATTGTTTTGGAAGCACACATGGATACGGTCGGGGTTGGTTCGATGACGATCCCTCCCTTCGAACCCGTCATCAGTCGTGGGATTTTGTTCGGTCGAGGATCGTGCGACGTCAAAGCTGGCTTGGCGGCAATGATGCACGCGATCCGCGATGTTCACCTTTCGAAAATCACACCGCCATGCGATGTTTGGCTGGCCGCAGTCGTTGACGAAGAACACTTGTTTCGCGGCGTGTCGTCGCTGATCGATAGACTGTCCTCCGAGACGACCTCTGGCGTTACGCCGCCCGGAATTGCACGCATCAAGAAAGTCGAAACGCGCACCGTCGCCGTTGTCGCGGAGCCAACGGACTGTCGGATCGTCACCGCAAACAAGGGAGTCTTGCGATGGCGAATCATCACGACAGGAAAATCCGCACACAGTTCTAAACCTGAGCTAGGTCGGAACGCGATCACGGACATGATGCAGGTCATCGCTGCCCTGCAAGCGGATTCACTGAAACTCCAGCAGCGGAGGCATTCGCTCGTTGGCCCACCGACGCTTTGCATCAGTATGATCGAGGGAGGTTCTCAGATCAATTTCGTTCCCGATCGGTGTCAAATTTCACTGGATCGTCGGTTGTTGCCGGATGAATCTGCGTCAAAGGTGTTCGAGCACTACCGCAATCTGGTGAGTAAAATCCCCGGGATTGAGTGCCAAGTTCAACCACCGATTTTGTCCGACGATGCGATGGAAACGCGAGAGGACGAACCTGTTGTCGTCTCCGCCAAACAAGTGGCCCAAAGCGTCGGGATTTCATGCGAGAGTACCGGCGTACCATTCGGCTGCGATGCCACCAAATTGTCGAGAGCCGGAGTGCCGGGGATTATCTTTGGGCCAGGGAACATTGACCAAGCCCACGCGGATGTCGAATTCGTCGAACTGGATCAAGTAGAATTAGCTCGACGCTTTTACAGAACATTTATCATGGAGAGTTTCGCGTGA
- a CDS encoding sodium:solute symporter family transporter has product MHPLDLLVIAIYLIVILSLGFVFGRNQSRSEFFVASRSMNWLTVGLSVMATLFSSNSFVFYPAAAMGDSLRIGLSLVAFALMTPIVMFVFVPVYARLKVETAYEYLELRFQVSVRALAAGLFVLLRIGWMASATYAASLVVSEVAGVPQTVVIVGLGVIAIGYTMVGGLRAVMWTDVIQFFVFALTILATFGLILSKTDTGIGGVLSTYFDGRSGMVVDFELSLTLQYGSWAILIGVFLEGLSAFGVDQVAVQRYLSAKSIRTSQVGAMLNLIGMWVVVPALLMIGVALYSYYSQHPDELAPARQIVQTLPEIIADNPKIADHAMPNFVRVHFPAGMAGLFLAALMAAIMSSIDSGVHSVTTVLVVDFRDRLFPDLRPDSARGELRMIRVMVLLIGVLSIGLACMVGPMGNVFDIGKKLTAAFGGPLLAIFVLALFTKRTSAIGVLVGAVSATAVTLVLMYTQTWFSVWYWPIGFGMSLTLGYVISLMRPSPATEFTFNRIMQKVVPD; this is encoded by the coding sequence ATGCATCCGCTCGACCTACTTGTGATTGCGATCTACCTGATCGTGATCCTCAGTTTGGGATTCGTTTTTGGACGAAACCAGTCTCGTAGCGAGTTTTTTGTTGCCAGCAGATCGATGAATTGGCTGACGGTGGGTCTAAGTGTCATGGCGACCCTTTTTTCATCCAATAGTTTTGTCTTTTATCCCGCAGCAGCGATGGGAGACAGTCTTCGTATCGGCTTGTCCCTGGTCGCATTTGCGTTGATGACACCGATCGTGATGTTCGTTTTCGTGCCGGTCTACGCGAGATTAAAAGTCGAAACCGCATACGAGTACTTGGAGTTGCGTTTTCAAGTGTCTGTGCGTGCTCTTGCTGCAGGACTGTTTGTGTTGCTCCGCATCGGCTGGATGGCGTCGGCGACCTACGCGGCATCGCTCGTCGTTTCGGAAGTCGCTGGGGTCCCACAAACCGTTGTGATCGTTGGCCTTGGAGTGATCGCAATCGGTTACACGATGGTCGGCGGCCTGAGAGCCGTGATGTGGACGGACGTGATTCAGTTTTTTGTGTTCGCGCTGACCATTCTGGCAACCTTCGGTCTGATCTTATCTAAAACCGATACGGGGATCGGCGGTGTCCTGTCGACATACTTTGATGGTCGCAGCGGCATGGTGGTCGACTTTGAATTGTCGTTGACGCTACAGTACGGAAGCTGGGCGATTCTGATCGGCGTTTTCCTGGAAGGCTTGTCCGCATTCGGAGTCGATCAAGTCGCAGTGCAGAGGTATCTCTCCGCAAAATCGATCAGGACTTCTCAGGTAGGAGCGATGTTGAATTTGATCGGAATGTGGGTGGTGGTGCCCGCCTTGTTGATGATCGGAGTCGCTCTGTACTCGTACTATTCGCAGCATCCAGACGAGCTCGCACCTGCAAGACAGATTGTTCAGACGCTGCCTGAAATCATTGCCGACAATCCCAAGATTGCCGATCATGCGATGCCGAACTTTGTCCGCGTCCATTTCCCCGCGGGCATGGCTGGATTGTTCTTGGCGGCGTTGATGGCAGCGATCATGTCGAGCATCGATTCCGGGGTTCACTCTGTGACGACCGTGCTGGTGGTCGACTTTCGTGATCGTCTCTTTCCAGACCTACGTCCAGACAGCGCACGAGGCGAGTTGCGAATGATTCGAGTCATGGTGTTGCTGATCGGTGTTCTGTCGATCGGGCTGGCTTGCATGGTGGGGCCGATGGGCAATGTGTTCGACATCGGAAAGAAGCTGACGGCAGCTTTTGGAGGGCCGTTGCTGGCGATCTTTGTTCTGGCACTCTTTACGAAGCGAACCTCCGCGATCGGAGTGCTGGTTGGCGCGGTCAGCGCAACGGCGGTCACGCTGGTCCTGATGTACACCCAAACTTGGTTCTCCGTTTGGTATTGGCCCATCGGCTTTGGAATGTCGCTCACGCTCGGATACGTCATCAGCTTGATGCGTCCCTCACCCGCCACAGAATTTACCTTCAACCGCATCATGCAAAAAGTCGTGCCCGATTGA